A single genomic interval of Wolbachia endosymbiont of Diaphorina citri harbors:
- the nuoG gene encoding NADH-quinone oxidoreductase subunit NuoG — MVKVTINSKECEVEHGLTIIQACEVVGVEIPRFCYHERLAIAGNCRMCLVEVEGGPPKPVASCAMPVVEGMVIHTDTPKVKKAREGVLEFLLINHPLDCPICDQGGECDLQDITMAYGKGTSRLDEHKRAVPKKHFGPLIETAMNRCIHCTRCVRFLSDVAGTNELGGIGRGENVEISTYIKRHISSELSGNIIDLCPVGALTSKPYSFTARPWELSHCETIDVLDAVGSSIRVDYRGLEVMRILPRLSEEVNEEWISDKTRFAYDGLKVQRLDRPYVKKDGKLAPVDWNEALTVAAKKLKNTKSNKIAAIAGDLADCESMLLLKEVMQKLGSGNIDCRQDGAKLIPNNRGSYVFNTTIEGIENADLCLLINTNPRIEAPIINARLRKRYLQGNFTIANIGPNLEYLYNVERLGDGPNVLKEIEEGNHKFCELLSVAQNPMLIIGQDALIRDDSESVLALAGKIAEKFNMIRDDWNGFNVLHKAAARVGGLDVGFVPKKDGKDISQILKQAENGEVEVVYLLGADEIDTSKLENTFVIYQGHHGDRGAHIADVILPGAAYTEKYATYVNTEGRVQRTNLAVFPPGEAKEDWLIIKNLSQYLGLSFLYDSLFDVRKKLDTIGPQFRDADQVVENKWVSIACNEIKLSNIPFTLKKYDFYMTDSISRASKIMADCTKAFHGHAD, encoded by the coding sequence GTGGTTAAAGTTACTATTAATTCTAAGGAATGTGAAGTAGAGCATGGGCTCACCATAATTCAAGCTTGTGAAGTTGTGGGCGTTGAAATTCCGCGTTTTTGTTATCATGAGCGTTTAGCAATCGCTGGTAACTGCAGAATGTGTTTGGTTGAAGTGGAGGGTGGACCTCCCAAACCAGTAGCCTCTTGTGCAATGCCAGTTGTAGAGGGAATGGTTATTCATACTGATACCCCTAAGGTTAAAAAGGCACGTGAAGGAGTACTAGAGTTTTTGCTAATTAACCACCCGCTTGATTGCCCAATTTGCGATCAAGGTGGTGAATGCGATTTGCAAGATATCACGATGGCTTATGGGAAAGGAACCAGCAGACTTGATGAGCATAAGAGGGCTGTGCCAAAAAAACACTTCGGACCACTGATTGAGACTGCGATGAATCGATGCATTCATTGCACTCGGTGTGTTAGATTTTTGTCTGATGTTGCAGGTACAAATGAACTTGGAGGAATCGGAAGGGGAGAAAATGTGGAGATTAGCACTTACATAAAAAGGCATATTAGTTCTGAATTATCTGGAAATATCATAGATCTCTGCCCGGTAGGGGCTTTAACTTCAAAGCCTTACTCCTTTACAGCGCGTCCATGGGAGCTATCACATTGTGAGACTATAGATGTGCTAGATGCTGTGGGAAGTAGCATTAGAGTTGATTATCGTGGCCTGGAAGTTATGCGAATATTACCAAGGCTGAGCGAAGAGGTAAATGAAGAATGGATATCAGATAAAACCCGTTTTGCCTATGATGGACTAAAAGTTCAGCGTCTTGATCGACCTTATGTAAAAAAAGATGGTAAATTAGCCCCAGTTGATTGGAATGAAGCATTAACTGTTGCTGCAAAGAAATTAAAGAATACAAAATCAAATAAGATAGCTGCAATTGCAGGTGATTTAGCAGATTGTGAGTCTATGCTTCTACTCAAAGAAGTGATGCAGAAGCTCGGCTCGGGGAATATAGACTGTAGGCAAGATGGAGCAAAGCTTATACCAAATAATCGTGGGTCATATGTATTCAACACCACTATTGAGGGTATAGAAAATGCAGATTTATGTCTGCTTATAAATACAAATCCAAGAATAGAAGCACCAATAATTAACGCAAGATTGAGAAAGAGATATTTACAAGGTAATTTCACTATTGCAAATATTGGTCCTAATCTTGAATATCTATATAATGTTGAAAGATTAGGTGATGGTCCAAACGTTCTAAAAGAAATAGAAGAGGGAAATCATAAATTCTGTGAGTTACTGAGTGTGGCTCAGAACCCTATGCTAATTATCGGTCAAGATGCATTAATAAGAGATGATTCTGAATCAGTTTTAGCTCTAGCTGGCAAAATTGCAGAAAAATTTAACATGATCAGAGATGACTGGAATGGCTTTAACGTACTGCATAAGGCTGCAGCAAGGGTTGGTGGACTCGATGTTGGATTTGTTCCTAAAAAAGATGGAAAGGATATTAGTCAAATATTAAAGCAAGCAGAAAATGGCGAGGTAGAAGTTGTTTATCTTCTTGGTGCAGATGAAATTGATACATCAAAATTAGAAAATACATTTGTAATTTATCAAGGACATCATGGTGATAGGGGAGCGCATATAGCAGATGTCATTCTACCTGGAGCTGCATACACAGAAAAATATGCAACTTATGTAAATACTGAAGGGCGAGTACAGAGAACAAATTTAGCTGTTTTTCCTCCTGGTGAAGCAAAGGAAGATTGGTTGATTATAAAAAATTTATCCCAATATTTGGGTCTTTCCTTTCTATATGATAGTCTATTTGATGTTAGGAAAAAATTAGACACTATTGGTCCACAGTTTAGAGATGCTGACCAAGTAGTAGAAAATAAATGGGTATCAATTGCTTGTAATGAGATCAAATTAAGTAATATCCCTTTCACTCTAAAAAAGTATGATTTTTATATGACAGACTCAATAAGTCGCGCTTCAAAAATAATGGCAGATTGTACTAAAGCTTTCCATGGACACGCTGATTAA